Proteins from a single region of Choristoneura fumiferana chromosome 27, NRCan_CFum_1, whole genome shotgun sequence:
- the LOC141443354 gene encoding uncharacterized protein, translated as MFPFAVFAVFAQAFLLQSVMSQQQCGCGQSSYSQLSQLSLGNGGNNYGNIGVSSLGNAGFNQGSIGVSNLGANIGVSSLGNQALSAVSSASCGSYGGVGTGQVGVAGDIGVGGNTVVVGSVPVLGSVDFSGTVPASGSVSISGQCGCGCQ; from the exons ATGTTTCCTTTCGCTGTCTTTGCTGTGTTCGCTCAGGCTTTCTTGCTTCAG TCCGTGATGAGCCAGCAGCAGTGCGGTTGCGGCCAGTCCTCCTACTCTCAGCTGTCTCAGCTCAGCCTAGGCAATGGTGGTAACAACTACGGTAACATTGGTGTGTCCAGCCTGGGCAATGCTGGATTCAACCAGGGTAGCATTGGCGTGTCCAACCTTGGTGCAAACATTGGCGTGTCCAGCCTGGGCAACCAAGCTTTAAGCGCGGTCAGCTCCGCGTCGTGCGGCTCGTACGGCGGCGTGGGCACCGGGCAGGTGGGCGTGGCGGGCGACATCGGCGTGGGCGGGAACACCGTCGTCGTCGGCTCCGTGCCGGTGCTCGGCTCCGTCGACTTCAGCGGCACCGTGCCCGCCTCCGGCTCCGTCTCCATCTCCGGACAGTGCGGCTGCGGGTGTCAATGA
- the LOC141443384 gene encoding chorion class B protein PC10-like: protein MTFKVVIFCVSALLVQSIAGQSCGRISLPAPSCGNTVSVSNNGGSLTVTSVGPIAPAGIAVATDLGLAGNLDVSGALPFLSAVSFEGSYPTNGAASVSYGCGDGNIAITQEMGNPSGKNAFSGSGLSIGSLGCGCCAGK from the exons ATGACTTTCAAGGTTGTCATCTTCTGCGTTTCTGCTCTCCTGGTCCAG tCCATCGCTGGCCAATCCTGCGGCAGAATCAGCCTCCCAGCACCCAGCTGCGGCAACACCGTCTCCGTGTCCAACAACGGCGGCTCCCTGACCGTGACCAGCGTGGGCCCCATCGCGCCCGCCGGCATCGCCGTCGCCACCGACCTTGGATTGGCTGGAAACCTCGATGTCAGTGGCGCTCTGCCGTTCCTGAGTGCTGTGTCCTTCGAAGGCTCCTACCCCACCAATGGTGCTGCTTCCGTCTCATACGGCTGCGGAGACGGCAACATCGCTATCACCCAGGAGATGGGCAACCCCAGCGGCAAAAACGCGTTCTCCGGCTCCGGACTGTCCATTGGGTCCCTTGGCTGCGGTTGCTGCGCCGGTAAATGA
- the LOC141443422 gene encoding acyl-CoA Delta(11) desaturase-like: MAPYAAEREVPLEGYSKEVTFPKLVAPQADDHKFRISWFNVFAFGYWHGSALYGLYLGITSASWPTIIYAFIMMELSVLGITAACHRLYAHKTFKVKLPLNIIMMILATFSGQYTVYNWVRDHRLHHKCSDTDGDPHNATRGFFFSHIGWILCEKHPEVKRRGVTIDMSDIKDNPVLAFQKKYAAIWFTMVNYVLPTYFPMYFWGETLSNAWHLNSFRFVMSLNIICLVNSAAHMWGNRPYDETIRPANNDLTIVLTLGEGFHNYHHAFPWDYRSAEFGNETFNFTTTFIHFFKWLGWAYDFKTVDREMILKRVARTGNGTHASVKEVGGKNDVKAN, translated from the exons ATGGCTCCCTATGCAGCAGAAAGAGAAGTCCCTCTTGAGGGATACAGTAAGGAAGTAACGTTCCCCAAGCTGGTCGCACCGCAGGCAGATGACCACAAGTTCAGGATATCATGGTTCAACGTCTTCGCTTTTGGATATTGGCATGGCTCCGCTCTCTATGGTCTCTACCTAGGCATCACCTCCGCTAGCTGGCCTACTATTATCTATG ctttcATCATGATGGAACTCTCAGTCCTCGGCATCACAGCAGCATGCCATAGACTCTACGCCCACAAAACCTTCAAAGTCAAATTgcctttaaatataataatgatgataCTAGCAACATTCTCTGGCCAGTATACAGTGTACAATTGGGTCCGTGACCACAGATTGCACCACAAGTGCAGTGACACTGATGGGGACCCCCATAATGCGACGAGGGGGTTCTTTTTCTCACACATCGGATGGATACTTTGCGAGAAGCACCCTGAGGTCAAGAGGAGAGGCGTCACGATTGACATGTCAGACATAAAGGATAACCCGGTCCTCGCCTTCCAGAAGAA ATACGCGGCCATTTGGTTCACAATGGTCAACTACGTGCTCCCCACATATTTCCCGATGTATTTCTGGGGGGAGACACTCAGCAACGCTTGGCACCTCAACTCCTTCCGTTTCGTGATGAGCTTGAACATCATCTGCCTCGTCAACAGCGCTGCCCACATGTGGGGGAATAGACCCTACGATGAAACCATACGTCCAGCAAACAACGATCTTACTATCGTGTTAACCTTAGGCGAAGGATTCCACAATTATCACCACGCATTTCCTTGGGACTACCGCTCTGCTGAATTTGGCAATGAAACTTTTAATTTCACTACGACGTTTATACATTTCTTTAAGTGGCTTGGATGGGCTTATGATTTTAAGACAGTTGATAGGGAAATGATATTGAAGAGAGTGGCAAGAACTGGGAACGGGACGCATGCGTCTGTAAAAGAAGTTGGAGGTAAAAATGATGTAAAAgcaaattaa